Proteins co-encoded in one Candidatus Hydrogenedentota bacterium genomic window:
- a CDS encoding DUF89 family protein, which yields MKAELDCLECIVRQALRAARMAGDDPVKQREVINRVVAEIPGMSLDESPAVLSLNAYHYVHDVFGIDDAYKGVKIEQNNMILALEPMLNDLVASSDTPLVTAIRLAAAGNIIDLGILNSHEIDPRDAIDQAMAAPLALEHTDRFLHELKTCKSLLYLLDNAGEIVFDKVLIRELIKHTKVTAVVKAGPIINDACHADAEQVGLTALCEVIDNGGAYVGSPLSLVPDSFLEIMKNADIILAKGQGNYETVDDFDGNVYLLLKMKCEIVARHSGVPMGEAAFISTRARQERSL from the coding sequence CGGATGGCCGGCGATGATCCGGTCAAACAGCGGGAAGTCATTAACCGCGTTGTGGCGGAGATTCCGGGCATGTCCCTTGACGAGTCGCCCGCCGTCTTATCCCTAAACGCCTACCACTATGTCCACGATGTCTTCGGCATTGACGACGCCTACAAAGGGGTTAAGATCGAACAAAATAATATGATCCTTGCGCTGGAGCCCATGCTGAACGACCTTGTCGCGTCCAGTGATACGCCGCTCGTTACGGCGATTCGTCTGGCTGCGGCGGGCAACATCATTGATCTGGGCATCTTGAACAGCCATGAGATCGACCCGCGCGACGCCATCGACCAGGCCATGGCGGCTCCCCTCGCCCTGGAACATACGGACCGCTTTCTCCACGAGCTGAAAACATGCAAGTCACTCCTGTACCTGCTCGATAATGCGGGCGAAATCGTGTTCGATAAGGTGCTGATCCGTGAGCTGATCAAACACACGAAAGTGACCGCTGTTGTGAAGGCGGGCCCCATTATTAACGATGCCTGCCACGCAGACGCGGAACAGGTGGGTCTCACCGCACTGTGCGAAGTCATCGATAATGGCGGCGCTTATGTGGGTTCGCCGCTGAGCCTTGTGCCCGACTCTTTTCTTGAGATCATGAAAAACGCAGATATTATCCTGGCGAAAGGACAAGGAAATTACGAGACCGTCGATGATTTCGACGGCAACGTCTACCTCTTATTGAAAATGAAATGCGAGATTGTGGCACGGCACAGCGGTGTGCCCATGGGCGAAGCGGCTTTTATCTCAACGCGGGCACGACAAGAAAGGTCTTTGTAA